A part of Dasypus novemcinctus isolate mDasNov1 chromosome 7, mDasNov1.1.hap2, whole genome shotgun sequence genomic DNA contains:
- the AMER3 gene encoding APC membrane recruitment protein 3, with the protein MELQRGKTFIKSSLQLSQDKPPDPATTLAREGPGPWPSLPGQPKPPGEKGPPSSPSPQGHDSVPARGGQPGPEEGPAAPFKLVWKNRMQDCGPGAGRGSAARQLVGSASFPGPPGGQAPPSLCSSQRMIDYRHLAPQMPFVPAVAKSLPRKRISLKRPKKCLRNLFHTRRNKAGGAASPAGRGQPLSPPGGAPGAAGQPGQAFCAEGDAPGPDGLSQDLSDSELPAEAALDLCRALCEDVASLKSFDSLTGCGEIFADESSVPSLELGLGARSPTREDPALESGAPRGPLQGGVEQLASPAQNEAADFATFWDSVNRSVRQQQQQRALLGRWLAGPPGPEADPPRPDAARLPELPLRPCGDPRGDSKASSVDTGTPKSEQPESVSTSDEGYYDSFSPGLEEDKREALSPGTPTPTFPRDSYSGDALFELFCDPSESPAGPGLGDDLCVSESLSGPGLGTPLSMCSFRVGAEENLAPPPGPDLLSQSFLQSSWRGKECLLKLCDTELAITMGIVNWLRRGPGARAPPAAAPPSPPRAPRAVAERLGVGSRGAGPCTESPEGKGAQPSITSQVAVCSAPSGQEPWVRPGPRSPVQGENQAPTGGEWVARTPSRGSPLEQGSQDRGARGCGEASFLAGSAAAVRADTSSQNKVPSSSARPCSQEPRSLVSPGAFPDPWQPGPGGSILGAESSLVGCVAQVAALQLLEDRLPPAEWTPRQDADSRHCRRPRAGGPDVPQQTEPSSPPRGAAARGQPSPASVLHNAQAQRCADHAPGLGRLRTQASASTEGHPLQLSPGAAGQGAPSRQLDIVSPCASPACPGPRAPTAAVLDRASPARAPERCCSLPAHRGVPPASQM; encoded by the coding sequence ATGGAGCTGCAGAGAGGCAAAACCTTCATCAAGTCCAGCTTGCAGCTGTCCCAGGACAAGCCCCCGGACCCAGCCACCACCCTGGCCAGGGAAGGCCCAGGCCCCTGGCCCAGCTTGCCAGGGCAGCCAAAGCCCCCCGGCGAGAAGGGCCCCCCgagcagccccagcccccagggaCATGACAGCGTCCCCGCAAGGGGGGGACAGCCCGGCCCCGAGGAGGGGCCCGCAGCCCCCTTCAAACTGGTGTGGAAGAACAGGATGCAGGACTGCGGGCCGGGGGCCGGCAGGGGCTCCGCGGCCAGGCAGCTGGTGGGCAGCGCGAGCTTCCCAGGGCCCCCCGGCGGGCAGGCGCCCCCCAGCCTCTGCAGCAGCCAGCGCATGATCGACTACCGCCACCTGGCGCCGCAGATGCCCTTCGTGCCTGCCGTGGCCAAAAGCCTCCCAAGGAAGAGGATCTCTCTGAAGCGGCCCAAGAAGTGTCTGCGGAATCTGTTCCACACCCGCAGGAACAAGGCGGGCGGCGCGGCCTCGCCGGCGGGCAGGGGACAGCCCCTGTCCCCACCGGGGGGCGCGCCGGGGGCGGCCGGCCAGCCGGGCCAGGCCTTCTGTGCCGAGGGAGATGCGCCGGGGCCGGATGGCTTGAGCCAGGACCTGTCGGACAGCGAGCTCCCAGCCGAGGCCGCCCTCGACCTCTGCCGCGCCCTGTGCGAGGACGTGGCCTCGCTCAAGAGCTTCGACTCGCTCACGGGGTGCGGGGAGATCTTCGCAGACGAGAGCTCAGTGCCGTCCCTGGAGCTGGGCCTGGGTGCCCGGAGCCCCACCCGGGAGGACCCGGCCCTCGAGAGTGGGGCCCCCAGGGGCCCCCTGCAGGGCGGCGTGGAGCAGCTGGCGTCGCCCGCGCAGAACGAGGCGGCCGACTTCGCCACGTTCTGGGACAGCGTGAACCGCTCGgtgcggcagcagcagcagcagagagccCTGCTGGGCCGGTGGCTGGCGGGGCCCCCGGGGCCAGAAGCGGACCCGCCCCGGCCAGATGCCGCCCGGCTCCCCGAGCTGCCCCTGCGTCCCTGCGGAGACCCCCGGGGTGACTCCAAAGCCAGCTCCGTGGACACGGGCACGCCCAAGAGCGAGCAGCCGGAGTCGGTGTCCACCAGCGACGAGGGCTACTACGACTCCTTCTCCCCAGGCCTCGAGGAGGACAAGAGGGAGGCCCTGAGCCCGGGCACGCCCACGCCCACCTTCCCCCGAGACAGCTACAGCGGAGACGCCCTCTTCGAGCTCTTCTGCGACCCCAGTGAAAGCCCCGCGGGCCCTGGCCTGGGTGACGACCTGTGCGTGTCCGAGAGTCTGTCGGGGCCGGGCCTGGGCACGCCCCTGTCCATGTGCAGCTTCCGCGTGGGGGCCGAGGAGAACCTGGCCCCGCCGCCGGGCCCTGACCTGCTCAGCCAGAGCTTCCTGCAGAGCTCCTGGAGGGGCAAGGAGTGCCTGCTGAAGCTCTGCGACACGGAGCTCGCCATCACCATGGGCATCGTCAACTGGCTGCGCCGGGGCCCCGGGGCCCGCGCCCCTCCCGCCGCGGCCCCGCCTAGCCCCCCGAGAGCACCCAGGGCAGTGGCGGAGAGGCTGGGAGTCGGCTCCAGGGGGGCCGGTCCCTGTACTGAGAGCCCGGAGGGCAAGGGGGCCCAGCCCTCCATCACCAGCCAGGTTGCCGTGTGCTCAGCACCCAGTGGGCAGGAGCCGTGGGTGCGCCCAGGCCCCAGGAGCCCAGTGCAGGGAGAGAACCAGGCCCCAACAGGTGGCGAGTGGGTGGCCCGCACGCCCTCCAGGGGCTCCCCTCTGGAGCAGGGCTCCCAGGACCGAGGGGCACGAGGCTGCGGTGAAGCCTCCTTCCTGGCAGGGTCTGCAGCTGCTGTGAGGGCAGACACATCCAGCCAAAACAAAGTCCCCAGCTCCTCAGCCCGGCCTTGCTCCCAGGAGCCCAGGTCACTGGTGAGTCCCGGGGCTTTCCCTGACCCCTGGCAGCCAGGTCCAGGGGGCAGCATCCTGGGGGCGGAGTCCTCCCTGGTGGGCTGTGTGGCCCAAGTGGCCGCCCTGCAGCTCCTCGAGGACCGCCTGCCCCCAGCAGAGTGGACCCCAAGGCAGGATGCAGACAGCAGGCACTGCAGGCGGCCTCGGGCCGGGGGTCCTGACGTTCCGCAGCAGACGGAGCCCAGCAGCCCACCCCGAGGCGCTGCCGCCCGGGGCCAGCCCTCCCCTGCCAGCGTGCTGCACAACGCGCAGGCCCAGCGGTGCGCAGACCATGCCCCGGGCCTCGGTCGGCTCCGCACGCAGGCCAGCGCCTCCACGGAGGGCCACCCTCTGCAGCTCAGCCCCGGGGCTGCGGGGCAGGGGGCACCGAGCCGTCAGCTGGACATCGTGTCCCCCTGCGCCTCGCCTGCCTGCCCGGGCCCCCGAGCCCCCACGGCAGCAGTCCTGGACCGTGCCTCTCCTGCACGTGCCCCAGAACGGTGCTGCAGCCTCCCAGCCCACAGGGGGGTCCCCCCAGCCAGCCAGATGTGA